In Lates calcarifer isolate ASB-BC8 linkage group LG23, TLL_Latcal_v3, whole genome shotgun sequence, a single genomic region encodes these proteins:
- the fkbp10b gene encoding peptidyl-prolyl cis-trans isomerase FKBP10 — MFSCCVVLFLLTTWSSAGCNPSPVLGDVVVDRYFIPKVCAREAKEGDYVRYHYNATFIDGKTFDSSHQRGAAKVGLLGEGRLIAGIDKGLQGMCVNERRTITIPPHLAYGSTGAGEVVPPDTTLVFDIHLLDLWNKADLVITKTITTPKDCKRSVMRTDFVRYHFNGTLLDGTLFESSYTRKQTQNSLVGEGWLVKGMDEGLLGMCVGEIRNIVIPPFKAYGEKGSGKEIPPQATLVYDVLLVDIHNPKDNVTIEDQVVSESCTRRSVAGDYIRYHYNGTFLNGVTFDTSYQRNSTYNTYIGMGYVISGMDQALLGVCTGERRRVIIPPHLAYGEQGAGDIIPPSAVLVFDLHIIDFHNPSDTVDIQITYRPEVCNDTTAVNDLVRYHYNCTLVDGTLLFSSHDYENLQDAVLGADKVIDGLDEGLRGMCVGEKRLVTVPPHLGHGEKGATGVPSSAVLVFDIELVSFEKGVPPGYLFVWLMDTPENLFEALDINKNQEVSQEEFGEFIKLQVAEGKGRIKPGLTMEQVVTDMFQNQDRNKDGVITANELKLKVDEDKEREQLRHEEL, encoded by the exons ATGTTTTCCTGCTGCGTTGTCCTTTTTCTCCTCACTACGTGGTCTTCCGCGGGGTGTAATCCCAGTCCGGTGTTAGGAGATGTAGTCGTGGACAGATACTTCATCCCAAAAGTCTGTGCCAGAGAAGCGAAAGAGGGAGATTATGTTCGCTATCACTACAACGCCACGTTTATCGACGGGAAAACATTCGATTCGAG cCATCAGAGAGGAGCCGCAAAGGTCGGTCTGTTGGGTGAGGGTCGACTCATCGCCGGCATTGACAAAGGTCTGCAGGGCATGTGTGTGAACGAGCGCAGGACAATCACCATCCCGCCTCACCTGGCCTATGGAAGCACCGGTGCAg GTGAAGTGGTTCCTCCAGACACCACCCTGGTGTTCGACATCCATCTGTTGGATCTGTGGAACAAAGCCGACCTGGTCATCACCAAAACCATCACCACTCCCAAAGACTGCAAACGCTCCGTGATGCGCACTGACTTCGTGCGTTACCATTTCAACGGCACCCTGCTCGATGGCACCCTCTTCGAATCCAG CTACACCAGGAAGCAGACCCAAAACTCCTTAGTGGGTGAGGGTTGGCTGGTCAAGGGCATGGATGAGGGCCTGTTGGGCATGTGCGTGGGAGAGATCAGAAATATTGTCATCCCACCATTTAAGGCCTACGGAGAGAAGGGATCAG GTAAAGAGATTCCCCCTCAGGCGACCCTGGTGTATGACGTCCTGTTGGTGGACATTCATAACCCGAAGGATAACGTCACCATTGAAGACCAGGTGGTGTCAGAGTCGTGTACTCGCAGGTCTGTTGCCGGGGATTACATTCGGTACCACTACAACGGCACCTTCCTGAACGGAGTCACATTTGACACCAG CTACCAGAGGAACAGCACATACAACACCTACATCGGGATGGGGTATGTGATTTCAGGCATGGACCAGGCCCTGCTGGGAGTCTGcactggggagaggaggagggtcaTCATCCCTCCACACCTGGCGTATGGAGAGCAAGGAGCAG gtGACATCATCCCCCCTTCAGCTGTGCTCGTCTTCGACCTCCACATCATCGACTTCCACAACCCCAGTGACACAGTGGACATCCAGATCACCTACAGGCCTGAAGTGTGTAATGACACCACCGCTGTGAACGACCTCGTCCGCTATCACTACAACTGCACCCTGGTGGACGGCACACTGCTCTTTTCCTC ACATGACTACGAGAACCTGCAGGACGCAGTGCTGGGGGCAGACAAAGTGATCGACGGGCTGGACGAGGGTTTGCGGGgcatgtgtgtgggagagaagaGGCTGGTGACAGTGCCTCCTCATTTGGGCCACGGAGAAAAAGGAG CCACTGGTGTGCCGAGCAGCGCTGTGTTGGTCTTTGACATTGAGCTGGTGAGCTTTGAGAAGGGAGTACCCCCTGGTTACCTGTTTGTGTGGCTCATGGACACTCctgaaaacctgtttgaagCCCTGGACATCAACAAAAACCAAGAGGTTTCACAGGAGGAG TTTGGGGAGTTCATCAAGCTGCAGGTGGCAGAGGGCAAAGGTCGCATAAAGCCCGGCCTGACTATGGAGCAGGTTGTTACAGACATGTTCCAAAACCAGGACCGAAATAAAGACGGAGTGATTACAGCCAATGAGCTCAAACTGAAGGTGGATGAGGACAAGGAGAGGGAACAACTGAGGCACGAGGAGTTGTGA
- the LOC108901729 gene encoding 7-methylguanosine phosphate-specific 5'-nucleotidase: protein MVYHIPWIYTPVRTVLAIWHQLTKTEMPELAKCSVLMRERSRVEETIHAMQRAGAGSLQVISDFDMTLTRFAHNGKRVPTTHNILDNRLLINEDCTRKMRELLNTYYPIEIDASRSAEEKLPLMVEWWTKVHELLIEQKIRRDMLAHAVKESSAMLRDGYKVFFECLAEHQVPLLIFSAGVGDVLEEVIRQNHVFHPNIHIISNYMDFDQTGVLQAFKGQLIHTFNKREGALSHAAGLRELQGRPNVVLMGDSLGDLTMADGVSEPQNVLTIGFLNDQVEERKESYINSFDVVLVKDETLDVPNAILRYITSSRDE, encoded by the exons ATG GTATACCATATTCCCTGGATCTACACACCAGTGCGGACTGTCCTGGCCATCTGGCACCAGCTGACCAAGACCGAG ATGCCAGAGCTGGCCAAGTGCTCTGTACTGATGAGGGAGCgcagcagagtggaggagaCGATCCACGCCATGCAGCGAGCAGGTGCAGGTAGTCTGCAG GTAATCTCAGACTTTGACATGACGCTGACCAGATTCGCTCACAATGGCAAGAGAGTGCCCACCACCCACA acaTCCTGGATAACCGGTTGTTGATTAATGAAGACTGCACTAGAAAG ATGAGGGAGCTGTTGAACACCTACTATCCCATAGAGATTGATGCAAGCCGGAGTGCTGAGGAGAAGCTGCCTCTCATGGTGGAGTG GTGGACCAAAGTTCATGAGCTGCTAATTGAGCAGAAGATCAGAAGGGACATGCTCGCCCATGCTGTCAAGGAATCCAGTGCTATGCTCAG GGACGGCTACAAAGTGTTTTTTGAATGTCTCGCTGAGCACCAGGTTCCTCTGTTGATCTTCTCGGCTGGTGTTGGAGACGTCCTGGAGGAAGTGATCCGACAGAACCACGTCTTCCATCCCAACATCCACATCATCTCCAACTACATGGACTTTGACCAAACT GGGGTCCTGCAAGCCTTCAAAGGTCAACTGATCCACACTTTCAATAAGAGGGAAGGTGCTCTGTCACATGCAGCTGGCCTCAGGGAGCTGCAGGGTCGACCCAACGTGGTGCTAATGGGAGACTCTCTGGGAGATCTGACCATGGCTGATGGGGTGTCGGAGCCTCAGAATGTCCTGACCATCGGCTTCCTGAATGACCAG gtggaagagaggaaggaatcGTACATCAACTCCTTTGATGTCGTGCTGGTGAAAGACGAGACGCTGGACGTACCGAATGCTATCCTCAGATACATCACCTCTTCAAGAGACGAGTAA
- the klhl11 gene encoding LOW QUALITY PROTEIN: kelch-like protein 11 (The sequence of the model RefSeq protein was modified relative to this genomic sequence to represent the inferred CDS: deleted 5 bases in 4 codons), producing the protein MSVFECLFTCVIYAYELFPKISPSFHLPQRLASSCGMAAAVEGPEDGSRSGGGSGAQGALTGDGEPEEAEEFTCPAYCSELSRRQNEQRKAGLFCDVTLVFISGGVSGEKVQTMSAHRSVLSAASQYFTLLLGGQFSESLSGRVELKEWSSETGPDPETVRSVIQFMYTGEIRVTTANVHEVLELADRFLLAQLKNFCGEFLMKKLSLSNCVAVHSLAHMYTLDQLVLGAADMIRKNFHKVIRNEEFYTLPFHLVRDWLSDSEITVDSEQELFETIVKWVNQNTEEREKYFEELFRLLRLPQIAPTILTRVVRKEPLVVNNASCQKLVSDTLEVHAVRSESLKSADLELCTSYVAAVQPRFGQNMDVIMVVGGVTEGGEYLSGCVGYFVAEDRWVNLPHIHNHLDGHAIAVTDSHVYVAGSMEPGFAKMVERYNPNLNSWEQVSGLTSRKHSFGLTCVKDILYSIGGHGNFSPGFKDITVYEPEQDEWHNLEPAPKILRDVKTVSVEDRYVYVMARTPVDMDSDDGLNTVTICYDTESHKWQEVDSLPLIDNYCSFQMAVGSTNFYHTASCCPKNYKVTFEAAQQKISRDIPEDILDSLPAEVLGMEGAAICYLGEDVFIIGGWRNSNNLDKQYRKEVYRYCAERKRWMLLPPLPQPRCRAAACHIRIPYQYLYGCQRYPVPQNLVRQRDRMQQMQQLHRRTLTLRRQLQSQIEC; encoded by the exons atgtcagtgtttgaGTGTTTATTTACGTGTGTTATATATGCGTACGAGTTATTCCCGAAGATTAGTCCGAGCTTTCATTTGCCTCAGAGACTAGCCTCCTCCTGCGGTATGGCAGCGGCGGTAGAAGGGCCGGAGGACGGCAGCCGgagcggcggcggcagcgga GCGCAGGGAGCGCTAACAGGTGACGGGGAACCTGAGGAGGCCGAGGAGTTCACCTGCCCGGCCTACTGCTCGGAGCTCTCCCGGCGGCAGAACGAGCAGAGGAAGGCGGGGCTGTTCTGCGATGTGACGCTGGTCTTCATCTCCGGAGGGGTGTCCGGGGAAAAGGTCCAAACCATGTCCGCCCACCGCTCGGTTTTGTCCGCGGCGTCGCAGTACTTCACGCTGCTGCTGGGCGGACAGTTCTCAGAGTCTCTGTCGGGGCGAGTGGAGCTCAAAGAGTGGAGCTCGGAAACCGGACCAGACCCAGAGACCGTGAGGAGCGTCATTCAGTTCATGTACACTGGAGAAATCAGAGTAACCACTGCAAATGTGCAC GAAGTGCTGGAACTTGCTGACAG GTTCCTGTTGGCACAACTTAAAAACTTCTGTGGAGAGTTTCTGATGAAGAAGTTGAGCTTGTCCAACTGCGTGGCCGTGCACAGCCTCGCCCACATGTACACCCTGGACCAGCTGGTCCTGGGAGCTGCAGACATGATCAGAAAAAACTTCCACAAAGTCATCCGCAACGAGGAGTTCTACACACTGCCGTTTCACCTGGTGCGAGACTGGCTTTCAGACTCTGAAATCACAGTGGATTCTGAACAGGAGTTGTTTGAGACCATTGTAAAATGGGTGaaccaaaacacagaggagcGAGAGAAGTATTTTGAGGAGCTTTTCAGGCTTTTAAGGCTGCCACAGATTGCTCCTACCATCCTGACACGGGTGGTGAGAAAGGAGCCCTTGGTGGTGAACAATGCATCTTGTCAGAAGCTAGTGTCTGACACCCTTGAGGTCCACGCTGTTCGCTCTGAGAGCCTCAAGTCAGCTGATTTAGAGCTCTGCACCTCCTACGTGGCAGCAGTTCAGCCACGTTTTGGCCAGAACATGGATGTAATCATGGTAGTGGGTGGT GTTACAGAAGGTGGAGAGTATCTGAGTGGGTGCGTAGGCTAC TTTGTTGCTGAGGACCGTTGGGTCAACCTGCCGCACATTCACAACCACCTCGATGGACATGCCATCGCAGTCACCGACAGCCATGTTTACGTGGCAGGCTCCATGGAGCCGGGCTTTGCCAAAATGGTGGAGCGCTACAACCCCAACCTCAACAGCTGGGAGCAGGTCAGTGGCCTGACCTCCCGCAAGCACTCCTTTGGCCTCACTTGTGTCAAAGACATACTCTACAGCATCGGTGGTCACGGCAACTTCAGTCCAGGCTTTAAGGACATTACTGTCTACGAGCCTGAGCAGGACGAGTGGCACAATCTCGAGCCGGCCCCAAAAATACTACGAGATGTAAAAACGGTGAGTGTGGAGGACCggtatgtgtatgtgatggCCAGGACCCCTGTAGACATGGACAGCGATGATGGACTGAACACTGTGACTATTTGCTATGATACAGAGAGTCACAAGTGGCAGGAAGTGGACTCATTACCGCTGATTGATAACTACTGTAGTTTTCAAATGGCTGTTGGATCCACCAACTTCTACCACACAGCTTCCTGTTGCCCAAAGAACTACAAGGTAACGTTTGAGGCCGCTCAACAGAAAATTAGCAGGGACATCCCGGAAGACATCCTCGACAGTCTCCCTGCAGAGGTCCTCGGCATGGAAGGCGCTGCCATCTGCTATCTGGGTGAGGATGTATTCATCATCGGCGGGTGGAGGAACAGCAACAATCTGGACAAGCAGTACCGCAAGGAGGTCTACCGTTACTGTGCCGAGAGGAAGCGTTGGATGCTGCTGCCGCCCTTACCTCAGCCTCGCTGCCGGGCCGCGGCCTGCCACATTCGCATCCCGTACCAGTATCTTTACGGCTGCCAGCGTTACCCCGTGCCCCAGAACCTGGTTCGCCAGCGAGACCGAATGCAGCAGATGCAGCAGCTCCATCGACGCACCCTCACTCTGCGGAGACAGCTGCAGTCTCAGATCGAATGTTGA